The Solibacillus sp. FSL W7-1464 genome contains a region encoding:
- a CDS encoding ATP-dependent DNA ligase, which translates to MLLTDAPEIPLGEDWLYETKYDGYRSVLFWEKGSQSPILKSRNGNVLNDKFPEIIRYCESIYDKIKAYLPLTFDGEVVYLINNFQSKFSYVQKRGKMTNQKNIESHADTFPCHYIVFDLLKLKGEDKGNSRLTTRKQLLSDFFERHNLPVPVQYTDSRRLQMIDVFDNPHVLWQNVKSYNGEGIIANIYI; encoded by the coding sequence ATGTTATTAACCGATGCACCGGAAATTCCGTTAGGTGAGGATTGGTTATACGAAACTAAATATGACGGTTATCGTTCTGTTTTATTTTGGGAAAAGGGCAGTCAATCGCCAATATTGAAAAGCCGGAATGGTAACGTTTTAAATGATAAATTTCCTGAAATTATCCGTTACTGTGAGAGTATTTATGACAAAATCAAAGCTTATTTACCGCTTACCTTTGACGGGGAAGTCGTTTACTTAATAAACAATTTTCAAAGCAAATTCTCGTATGTGCAAAAGCGGGGGAAAATGACGAACCAAAAAAATATCGAATCGCATGCAGACACATTCCCGTGTCATTATATTGTGTTTGATTTACTGAAACTAAAAGGGGAAGATAAGGGAAATAGCCGATTAACAACAAGAAAACAATTACTTTCCGACTTTTTTGAACGTCACAATTTACCTGTACCGGTTCAATATACCGATTCAAGGAGACTGCAAATGATCGATGTGTTTGATAATCCGCATGTACTTTGGCAAAACGTAAAGTCCTATAATGGGGAAGGGATCATCGCCAATATCTACATATAA
- the istB gene encoding IS21-like element helper ATPase IstB: MDKQKEMIEMCKELRLPSIRSLLEQEVLFEQHTTPADFLYFALKQEMEDRYVRAKANRIRLANFPEKKLLEELDVEALPQNAAVRLPHLKELKFIQEKQNVLLIGSPGTGKTHLAIGLGIEACLAGYKVYFTSVASLVNQLKESRSARTLRSFELKFEKYDLVIIDELGYISFDKEGAELLFTHLSLRAGRAATIITSNLTFERWEEVFHDPVLTSALTDRLTHRAHIINMIGGSYRILETKEWIEQSNF, translated from the coding sequence ATGGACAAGCAAAAAGAGATGATTGAAATGTGTAAAGAATTACGTTTACCAAGTATTCGTTCTTTACTTGAACAAGAAGTATTATTTGAACAACATACAACCCCGGCTGACTTTCTCTATTTCGCTTTAAAACAGGAAATGGAGGACCGATACGTGCGAGCAAAAGCTAATCGAATTCGATTAGCCAACTTCCCAGAGAAAAAGCTATTAGAGGAATTAGATGTAGAGGCACTGCCGCAAAATGCGGCGGTTCGCCTTCCTCATTTGAAGGAACTAAAGTTTATACAGGAGAAGCAAAATGTATTATTAATTGGCTCACCTGGTACCGGTAAAACCCATCTTGCGATTGGATTAGGCATTGAAGCCTGTTTAGCGGGCTATAAAGTGTATTTCACAAGTGTAGCATCACTTGTGAATCAATTAAAGGAAAGCCGTTCTGCGAGAACATTGCGCTCCTTTGAACTAAAATTTGAGAAGTATGATTTAGTCATCATCGATGAACTCGGGTACATTTCATTCGATAAAGAAGGAGCAGAACTTCTGTTCACGCACTTATCGTTACGTGCCGGTCGAGCAGCGACAATTATAACAAGTAATCTAACGTTTGAACGCTGGGAAGAAGTATTCCACGATCCAGTATTAACATCAGCTTTAACCGATCGACTCACGCATCGAGCGCACATCATCAACATGATTGGTGGCTCCTATCGAATTTTAGAAACGAAAGAATGGATCGAACAGAGCAATTTTTAG
- the istA gene encoding IS21 family transposase, giving the protein MISLEKKQLVLIEYYQHNTSQRQIAEKLNMSRNTVKKYIEQDLAARQQDTRNLPITDNYVTPPAYKKRKGKKRALTNTVMKRIREMMKQNENKREVNMHKQQLKIIDIHDKLLDEGFKIGYTTVRNFVNREEKKQKEVFIRQEPKVGREIEFDWGEVKLFIDGKLRSFSMAVFTLAYSNDRFARLYESETMVCVQDAHVKCIEALGFVPHVFTYDNMRTVVKNFIGYDRFITDGMKSLSLHYHFQIRLCQPRKGNEKGHVERSVEYIRRKAFAHRDTFVSLEEAQEYLVSIIEKLNGRVHYLKEKTHHELMLEEKAERAGSLTAAPFDPAELVELRVDKYSTVTYRHNRYSVPEGHVGEYIKLKARAEEVLLFSEGECIAKHKRSWQVHAWVMNIYHYLNTLEKKKGALAQSECLSQAPKDIKNIYHRYYIGNEKDFLELLVYVKERDCLTRVLEVITELEKNPLVHLTTEKIIFLAEQSAEVRTVLTGQDDVTSQSLDNLSSLAALFHSKGTGVVH; this is encoded by the coding sequence GTGATCAGTTTGGAGAAAAAGCAATTGGTATTGATTGAGTACTACCAGCACAATACAAGTCAGCGTCAAATTGCAGAGAAGCTTAATATGTCACGAAATACTGTTAAGAAATATATCGAACAAGACTTAGCGGCAAGACAACAAGATACAAGGAATTTACCGATTACAGATAATTACGTTACGCCTCCGGCATATAAAAAGCGTAAGGGAAAAAAGAGAGCTTTAACAAATACGGTGATGAAGCGTATTCGCGAGATGATGAAACAGAATGAAAATAAGCGTGAAGTAAATATGCATAAGCAGCAATTAAAGATTATTGATATACATGACAAACTTTTAGATGAAGGGTTTAAAATCGGCTATACGACAGTTCGCAATTTCGTGAATCGTGAGGAAAAGAAGCAAAAGGAAGTATTCATCCGCCAAGAGCCTAAAGTTGGTCGTGAAATTGAGTTTGATTGGGGAGAAGTAAAGTTATTTATCGATGGAAAACTAAGAAGTTTTTCAATGGCCGTATTTACTCTAGCCTATAGTAACGATCGCTTTGCGCGACTCTACGAATCAGAAACAATGGTTTGTGTACAGGATGCACACGTAAAATGTATCGAAGCTTTAGGCTTTGTGCCACACGTTTTTACATACGATAATATGCGTACAGTTGTCAAAAACTTTATCGGTTATGATCGTTTTATTACCGACGGTATGAAAAGTTTATCCTTGCATTATCATTTTCAAATACGACTTTGTCAGCCTCGTAAAGGCAATGAAAAAGGCCATGTGGAGCGAAGTGTGGAATACATACGTCGCAAAGCATTTGCGCATCGAGATACGTTTGTTTCTTTAGAAGAGGCACAGGAGTATTTAGTTTCTATTATCGAAAAATTAAATGGTCGCGTTCATTATTTGAAAGAGAAAACACATCATGAATTGATGTTGGAAGAAAAAGCTGAACGAGCTGGCAGTTTAACAGCGGCACCGTTCGACCCTGCAGAATTAGTGGAGCTACGTGTGGATAAATATAGTACGGTTACCTACCGTCACAATCGCTACTCTGTACCCGAGGGGCATGTAGGAGAATACATTAAGTTAAAAGCTCGTGCAGAGGAAGTGCTTCTATTTAGCGAAGGTGAATGCATCGCGAAGCATAAACGAAGCTGGCAAGTTCATGCCTGGGTGATGAATATCTACCACTATTTAAACACCTTGGAAAAGAAAAAAGGTGCCTTAGCCCAAAGTGAATGTTTGAGCCAAGCACCAAAAGATATAAAAAATATCTACCACCGCTATTATATCGGAAATGAAAAAGATTTTCTAGAACTACTTGTTTATGTCAAAGAACGAGATTGCCTAACAAGAGTACTAGAAGTCATTACTGAACTAGAAAAGAACCCTTTGGTTCATCTAACAACGGAAAAAATCATTTTCTTAGCAGAACAGTCAGCTGAAGTACGTACTGTTTTAACTGGCCAAGATGATGTCACCAGTCAATCTTTAGATAATTTATCTTCATTAGCAGCATTATTTCATTCTAAAGGAACAGGAGTGGTTCATTAA